One segment of Shewanella piezotolerans WP3 DNA contains the following:
- a CDS encoding serine/threonine transporter, with protein MQKDAISTQEVTQDDVATTKSLPWTRQDTTWMLSLFGTAVGAGILFLPINAGMGGFWPLVLMAAIIGPMTYLAHRGLSRFVCSSQRPGSDITDVVEEHFGVGAGKAITMLYFFAIYPIVLIYGVGITNTVDSFIVNQLGMASPPRFLLSGALIIAMMSVMVAGEKFMLKVTQLLVYPLVAILAFMSFYLIPDWKMDALNVVPSTGAFLGTVWLTIPVLIFAFNHSPAISQFSVALKREHGQNAARKADSILRNTTMMLVGFVMLFVFSCVLSLSPAQLAEAKANNLPILSYLANVHDSGFVSYFGPIIAFVAIISSFFGHYMGATEGMKGIISKQLRSSNKEISDKKLNKFILGFMFFTIWAVAVINPSILGMIEALGGPIIAAILYLMPMYAIHKVPALAPYRGRVSNIFVVIAGLLSMTAILFGLMS; from the coding sequence ATGCAAAAAGACGCGATAAGTACACAAGAAGTGACCCAGGATGATGTAGCGACAACTAAGTCGTTACCGTGGACACGACAAGATACGACTTGGATGTTGAGTTTGTTTGGTACCGCAGTAGGTGCTGGCATTCTATTTTTACCAATTAATGCTGGCATGGGCGGTTTTTGGCCTCTTGTACTCATGGCAGCAATTATTGGCCCAATGACCTACCTTGCTCATCGTGGCTTATCACGTTTTGTGTGTTCTTCACAAAGACCAGGAAGTGATATTACTGATGTAGTAGAAGAGCATTTTGGCGTTGGCGCTGGTAAAGCGATTACCATGCTGTACTTCTTCGCTATCTACCCAATTGTTTTGATCTACGGCGTAGGTATTACTAATACCGTTGATAGCTTTATCGTTAACCAACTCGGTATGGCGTCGCCTCCACGCTTCTTACTTTCTGGCGCGCTTATCATTGCGATGATGTCAGTCATGGTTGCTGGCGAGAAGTTTATGCTTAAGGTGACTCAGCTGTTGGTATACCCATTGGTTGCTATCTTGGCATTTATGTCTTTCTATCTCATTCCTGACTGGAAGATGGATGCGCTGAACGTTGTACCTAGCACCGGCGCTTTCTTGGGTACTGTTTGGTTGACGATTCCTGTGCTCATTTTTGCATTTAACCACTCTCCTGCCATTTCACAGTTCTCTGTGGCACTTAAGCGTGAACATGGTCAGAATGCAGCACGTAAAGCAGACTCTATTTTGCGTAACACCACTATGATGCTAGTGGGCTTTGTGATGTTGTTTGTGTTCTCTTGTGTATTGTCACTCTCTCCAGCACAGCTTGCTGAAGCCAAGGCGAATAACTTACCGATCCTTTCTTACCTCGCTAACGTACACGACAGTGGTTTTGTAAGTTACTTTGGTCCTATCATCGCTTTTGTTGCCATCATCTCTTCTTTCTTCGGCCACTACATGGGCGCAACTGAAGGCATGAAGGGCATTATTAGCAAGCAGCTTCGTTCAAGTAACAAAGAAATATCAGACAAGAAGTTAAACAAGTTTATCTTAGGCTTTATGTTCTTCACCATTTGGGCTGTAGCGGTAATCAACCCAAGCATCTTGGGAATGATTGAAGCACTAGGTGGGCCGATTATTGCGGCAATTCTTTACCTTATGCCTATGTATGCGATTCATAAAGTGCCAGCTCTAGCGCCATACCGTGGCCGTGTGAGCAACATCTTTGTTGTGATTGCAGGTTTACTTTCTATGACCGCTATCCTGTTTGGACTTATGTCTTAA
- a CDS encoding SufE family protein translates to MSQLIQPSTADFLALEFSQSTQATLALFQQANNWQERYRHIMLLGKNLSKLADEYRVESAQVRGCESDAWLYHSEIDGKHYFLADSDARIVKGLVTLLLIACNGKTSAEISAFDADDYFSQLGLQGQLSPSRTNGLLALVQAIKAGVVDTK, encoded by the coding sequence ATGAGCCAGTTAATCCAACCTTCAACAGCAGACTTTTTAGCATTAGAGTTCAGCCAATCGACTCAAGCAACGTTAGCGCTGTTTCAACAAGCAAACAACTGGCAAGAACGTTATCGTCATATCATGCTGCTAGGTAAAAACTTATCTAAACTTGCTGATGAATACCGCGTTGAAAGCGCTCAGGTTAGAGGCTGCGAAAGTGATGCTTGGTTGTATCACAGTGAAATAGATGGCAAGCATTACTTCCTCGCAGACAGCGATGCTCGCATAGTTAAAGGGTTAGTCACACTATTGTTGATTGCCTGTAATGGTAAAACAAGTGCAGAAATAAGCGCATTCGATGCCGATGATTACTTTAGTCAGCTTGGCTTACAAGGTCAGCTCAGCCCATCTCGTACTAATGGTTTATTGGCGTTAGTCCAAGCGATTAAAGCAGGTGTTGTTGATACCAAGTAA
- the yjjX gene encoding inosine/xanthosine triphosphatase translates to MTQVVRIIVGSKNPVKVGAAKSALSTLFPEVVIECEGVHAPSLVADQPMTESETQAGAVNRVKYCMENYQADYFLAMEGGVDLFDHGPATFAHIAIAHKQQVSVGRSALLPLPMQVYQALTQGEELGHVMDSMFNTVNIKQQGGAIALLTQGHATRQSIYTQAIILAMAPMLNPEIFSL, encoded by the coding sequence ATGACACAAGTAGTTCGAATTATCGTTGGTTCAAAAAATCCAGTGAAAGTTGGTGCCGCAAAATCGGCATTAAGTACCCTCTTCCCTGAAGTGGTTATCGAGTGTGAAGGTGTACATGCGCCCTCGCTTGTGGCCGATCAACCCATGACCGAAAGCGAAACACAAGCAGGTGCAGTTAATCGAGTTAAGTACTGCATGGAAAATTACCAAGCCGATTACTTTCTTGCGATGGAAGGCGGTGTCGATCTATTTGACCATGGCCCGGCCACATTCGCCCATATCGCTATTGCCCATAAACAGCAGGTAAGTGTCGGCCGCAGTGCATTGCTGCCACTGCCTATGCAGGTATATCAAGCTTTAACTCAAGGTGAGGAGCTAGGTCATGTCATGGACAGCATGTTTAATACCGTCAATATCAAACAACAAGGTGGTGCAATAGCATTACTGACCCAGGGCCATGCTACTCGCCAGAGTATTTACACCCAGGCTATTATTCTTGCAATGGCCCCCATGCTTAACCCTGAAATTTTTAGCCTATAA
- a CDS encoding NADP(H)-dependent aldo-keto reductase gives MEYKRLPHSSLDVSEICLGTMTWGEQNSQAEAFEQLDYAIGEGVNFIDTAEMYPVPPKAETQGATETILGNYLKQRGNRDNLIIASKVSGPGGKSDYIRPNMALDWRNIHQAVDSSLARLQLDTIDLYQIHWPDRNTNFFGELSYTQQDDNEQQTPIIETLEALADLVTAGKIRYIGISNETPWGFMKYLQLAEKHGLPKIVSVQNPYNLLNRSFEVGMAEISHREEVPLLAYSPLAFGALSGKYLNDQWPEGARLTLFKRFARYTGSEMALEATNAYVALAKEFNISPAQMALAFVNQQKFVGSNIIGATNLEQLKENIDSIHCSISPQLQLRLNELAQLYRLPCP, from the coding sequence ATGGAATATAAACGTCTGCCACACTCAAGTTTAGACGTCAGTGAAATTTGTTTAGGCACCATGACTTGGGGCGAGCAAAACAGCCAAGCTGAAGCTTTTGAGCAACTTGATTATGCCATTGGTGAAGGCGTTAACTTCATCGATACCGCTGAAATGTACCCTGTGCCACCAAAAGCTGAAACCCAAGGCGCCACCGAAACCATTCTCGGTAACTACCTTAAGCAGCGCGGTAATCGCGACAACCTCATCATCGCCAGCAAGGTGTCTGGCCCTGGTGGTAAGAGCGACTATATTCGTCCTAATATGGCATTAGACTGGCGTAATATTCATCAGGCCGTCGATTCATCATTAGCGCGTTTGCAACTAGACACCATTGATCTTTACCAGATCCATTGGCCCGATCGTAATACTAACTTCTTTGGCGAGTTGAGCTATACCCAACAAGATGACAACGAACAGCAAACCCCAATTATAGAGACCCTTGAGGCATTAGCGGATCTCGTCACCGCAGGTAAAATCCGTTATATCGGGATCTCAAATGAAACTCCCTGGGGCTTTATGAAGTACCTACAGCTTGCCGAAAAACATGGCTTGCCGAAGATTGTCTCTGTGCAAAACCCTTACAACCTGCTCAACCGCAGCTTTGAAGTCGGTATGGCAGAGATAAGCCATCGCGAAGAGGTACCATTGCTTGCATATTCCCCGCTCGCCTTTGGGGCACTATCGGGTAAGTATCTTAATGATCAATGGCCTGAAGGCGCTAGACTGACTCTGTTTAAACGCTTTGCTCGCTATACAGGATCTGAAATGGCGCTTGAGGCAACAAATGCTTACGTGGCACTGGCTAAAGAGTTCAATATTAGCCCAGCACAAATGGCGTTGGCCTTTGTTAATCAGCAAAAGTTTGTTGGCTCAAATATTATCGGCGCCACCAACCTTGAGCAGCTAAAAGAGAATATCGATAGCATTCATTGCAGTATCTCACCACAGTTGCAGTTGCGTCTTAATGAACTAGCACAGCTATATCGCTTGCCTTGCCCTTAG
- a CDS encoding bifunctional helix-turn-helix transcriptional regulator/GNAT family N-acetyltransferase, producing the protein MSLNNFTMPQPLCQASQLRRLSRQLIRQLGLLDAACGNQPLSPVQAHTLIELGQSNYSIKQLAELLNIDKSNASRAVSHLVEKGFAKTTANPKDNRSLVAQLTASGKKQLIKLDNQQNQQFNEIMAQLPVAQISQIEQSLSQYNKAVMQSKAQIGYNIRTIEPADNAAMAQIIRDVSAEYGLTADKGYGVSDPTLDSLSEVYQQSNACYWVIEQDGQILGGGGIAPLNNQPGVCELQKMYFSQALRGKGFARRLALQAIGFATEQAYDACYLETTANLTEAIKLYESLSFQHLDAPLGSTGHDACEITMLLKLSQTKST; encoded by the coding sequence ATGAGTCTAAATAATTTCACTATGCCTCAGCCTCTCTGCCAAGCTTCTCAATTACGCCGCTTATCAAGACAACTTATTCGCCAATTAGGTTTGCTCGATGCTGCCTGCGGTAATCAACCCTTGTCACCAGTCCAAGCCCACACACTGATAGAGTTAGGCCAGAGCAACTACTCGATTAAACAGTTAGCTGAATTACTCAATATTGATAAATCTAATGCCAGCCGCGCAGTGAGTCATTTAGTTGAGAAGGGATTTGCTAAAACCACAGCTAACCCCAAAGATAACCGCAGTCTAGTGGCTCAATTAACGGCCAGCGGCAAAAAGCAGCTGATTAAGCTTGATAACCAACAGAACCAGCAGTTCAATGAGATTATGGCGCAACTGCCAGTGGCACAGATCTCACAAATAGAGCAATCACTGAGTCAATACAATAAAGCTGTTATGCAATCTAAAGCGCAAATCGGTTATAACATTAGAACTATTGAGCCTGCCGATAATGCGGCTATGGCGCAGATCATTCGTGACGTTTCAGCTGAATATGGACTCACTGCAGATAAAGGCTACGGAGTATCAGATCCTACTCTCGATAGTCTCAGCGAAGTCTATCAACAAAGCAATGCTTGTTATTGGGTGATTGAACAGGACGGACAGATCCTTGGCGGGGGCGGCATCGCACCACTGAACAATCAACCTGGCGTATGTGAACTGCAAAAGATGTACTTTTCTCAGGCTCTGCGAGGTAAAGGCTTTGCTAGGCGGTTAGCGCTACAAGCTATCGGTTTTGCCACAGAGCAAGCTTATGACGCTTGTTATCTAGAAACCACAGCTAATTTAACTGAAGCAATAAAGCTCTATGAGTCACTCTCTTTCCAGCATTTAGATGCTCCGCTCGGTAGTACTGGGCATGATGCATGCGAAATAACCATGTTACTAAAACTAAGCCAAACGAAATCAACTTAA
- a CDS encoding cysteine desulfurase, giving the protein MDLSTLRSQFPALAQSNDGYPLCYLDTAATSQKPQQVIDAMNHYYQFDNANVHRAAHQLSARATTQYEAVRDKLCQLICAERREEIIFTHGTTESINIVANGLTSQLRQGELILIDSAAHHANIVPWQELAQRTGAIVKPIPLTGDCRLDITAFDALLTERPAIVALSHVSNVLGTVNPVAELVARAKQVGAITLVDGAQAIAHMDVDVQAIGCDFYVFSGHKMYGPTGIGVLYGRFDPLDKLTPLMTGGEMIKTVSFSGTVFNQLPNRLEAGTPPIAEVIGLGAAIDFLNALPKTPVREAEQALLVYLQDSLQDLGDIALYGAHSDNLGAVAFNLAGEHHQDVGILLDQQGIAVRCGHHCAMPLMQILQLNGCCRASIGVYTDKADIDNFITAMKSVKELLL; this is encoded by the coding sequence ATGGATCTCTCAACGTTACGGTCTCAGTTCCCTGCGCTTGCCCAGTCTAACGACGGCTACCCGCTGTGCTATTTAGACACCGCCGCCACCAGCCAGAAACCGCAACAAGTGATTGATGCCATGAATCACTACTATCAATTCGATAATGCCAACGTGCATCGCGCTGCGCACCAATTATCAGCCCGAGCAACCACTCAATATGAAGCGGTACGCGACAAGCTTTGCCAGTTGATTTGTGCTGAGCGCCGCGAAGAGATAATTTTTACCCACGGTACCACTGAGTCGATAAATATCGTCGCTAATGGCCTTACCTCGCAGCTCAGGCAAGGCGAGCTGATTTTAATTGATAGTGCAGCCCATCACGCTAATATCGTGCCGTGGCAAGAGCTGGCACAGCGCACTGGCGCAATTGTTAAACCCATTCCTTTAACTGGCGATTGCCGTTTAGATATTACCGCTTTCGATGCGCTATTAACCGAGCGCCCTGCAATTGTCGCGCTAAGTCATGTGTCCAATGTGTTGGGGACCGTGAACCCAGTGGCCGAGCTCGTGGCTAGAGCCAAGCAAGTGGGGGCAATCACCTTAGTCGATGGTGCACAAGCCATCGCCCACATGGATGTTGATGTACAAGCGATAGGGTGTGACTTTTACGTATTCTCAGGCCATAAGATGTATGGACCGACGGGGATCGGTGTGCTCTATGGTCGCTTTGATCCACTAGATAAACTCACCCCGTTAATGACGGGCGGAGAGATGATAAAAACCGTCAGTTTTAGCGGCACTGTATTTAACCAGCTGCCAAACAGGCTAGAAGCTGGCACGCCACCGATTGCAGAGGTTATCGGTTTAGGCGCTGCAATCGATTTCCTTAATGCTTTGCCTAAAACGCCAGTGCGTGAAGCAGAGCAAGCTTTATTGGTTTACTTACAAGATTCACTGCAAGACTTAGGTGATATAGCGCTATACGGCGCTCATAGCGATAATCTTGGTGCCGTCGCCTTTAATCTAGCTGGAGAGCATCATCAAGACGTGGGGATCTTACTTGATCAACAAGGGATCGCGGTTCGCTGCGGCCACCACTGCGCCATGCCTCTGATGCAAATATTACAGCTAAATGGTTGTTGCCGCGCCTCCATTGGCGTTTATACCGATAAAGCCGATATCGACAACTTTATAACCGCAATGAAATCAGTGAAAGAACTGCTGTTATAG
- a CDS encoding L-serine ammonia-lyase: protein MFSAFDIFKIGVGPSSSHTVGPMKAAKEFIDDLHQANQFEKVTRLSVEIFGSLSLTGKGHHTDIAILMGLGGNTPESVDIESIPHFISQVEQTEKLPMGKEQRLVDFGHDAVIFHNYALPMHENGMMLHAYAGDEKLMSNTYYSIGGGFIVEEAQFGKAVENPVTVPYPFNYADELLATCNETGMSISTIMFKNELAFNSEANIYQGFADVWGTMHAAIEKGCQTEGVLSGPLRVPRRAPALYRQLLTGERLSQDPMEIVDWINVFAMAVSEENAAGGRVVTSPTNGAAGIIPAVLAYYDKFIKPVGPQEYTRFFLAAAAIGSLYKRNASISGAEVGCQGEVGVACSMAAAGLAEVMGGNAAQVCMAAEIGMEHNLGLTCDPVAGQVQVPCIERNAIAAVKAINSSRMAMRRNCQPKVSLDKVIATMYETGKDMHVKYRETSQGGLAIKVTSICG from the coding sequence ATGTTTAGCGCATTCGATATTTTTAAGATAGGTGTGGGCCCGTCGAGCTCTCATACTGTCGGGCCGATGAAGGCCGCAAAAGAGTTTATCGACGACCTACATCAAGCAAACCAATTTGAAAAAGTCACTCGCTTAAGTGTTGAGATCTTTGGCTCATTGTCACTCACAGGCAAAGGGCACCATACTGATATCGCAATTCTTATGGGCTTAGGTGGTAATACACCTGAGAGCGTCGATATCGAATCTATTCCGCATTTTATTAGCCAGGTTGAGCAAACTGAAAAGTTGCCAATGGGCAAAGAGCAGCGACTCGTCGATTTTGGACATGACGCCGTTATTTTCCACAACTACGCACTACCAATGCATGAGAACGGCATGATGTTGCACGCTTATGCTGGTGACGAAAAACTCATGAGTAACACCTATTATTCAATCGGTGGCGGTTTTATTGTCGAAGAAGCGCAGTTTGGTAAAGCAGTCGAAAATCCAGTTACCGTGCCTTATCCCTTTAACTATGCAGACGAATTGCTAGCAACATGCAATGAAACTGGGATGAGCATTAGTACCATCATGTTCAAAAATGAGCTGGCATTTAATAGTGAAGCTAATATCTACCAAGGTTTTGCAGATGTATGGGGTACCATGCACGCAGCGATCGAGAAAGGTTGCCAAACTGAAGGCGTATTATCTGGGCCTTTGCGAGTACCACGTCGTGCCCCTGCACTTTACCGTCAGCTATTAACGGGCGAACGTTTATCACAAGATCCAATGGAGATCGTCGATTGGATCAACGTATTTGCCATGGCTGTTAGTGAAGAAAATGCTGCTGGTGGACGGGTGGTGACTTCGCCAACTAATGGTGCTGCAGGCATTATTCCAGCGGTATTGGCGTACTACGACAAGTTTATTAAACCTGTTGGCCCACAAGAATATACTCGCTTCTTTTTAGCCGCTGCCGCAATTGGCTCCCTATATAAGCGTAATGCTTCTATTTCTGGTGCTGAAGTGGGTTGTCAGGGCGAAGTGGGGGTTGCTTGTTCTATGGCCGCTGCAGGTCTAGCAGAGGTTATGGGCGGCAATGCTGCACAAGTTTGTATGGCGGCTGAGATTGGTATGGAGCATAACTTAGGCCTGACGTGCGATCCCGTTGCAGGTCAAGTGCAAGTGCCTTGTATTGAGCGTAATGCGATTGCGGCAGTTAAAGCGATCAACTCATCAAGAATGGCGATGCGTCGTAATTGCCAACCTAAGGTAAGCTTAGATAAAGTGATTGCGACCATGTATGAGACAGGCAAAGATATGCATGTTAAATACCGTGAGACTAGCCAAGGCGGTTTAGCTATTAAGGTCACCAGTATCTGCGGCTAA
- a CDS encoding GNAT family N-acetyltransferase: MLIRKGLSTDLQALIDFNQAMALETEGLSLDADQLSIGVNTLLSSPEKGFYIVAEVDGEIAGSLMVTFEWSDWRAKDYYWIQSVYIRPENRRQGIYKKLYQEVKDIAAQNGGAASFRLYVEQENIKAQQTYSALGMDQSYYLMYEEK, translated from the coding sequence ATGCTCATCCGTAAAGGCTTATCCACTGATCTACAAGCGCTAATAGACTTCAACCAAGCAATGGCATTGGAAACGGAAGGGCTTTCGCTCGACGCAGACCAGCTATCCATAGGCGTTAACACCCTACTTAGCTCCCCGGAAAAGGGCTTTTATATAGTCGCTGAAGTTGATGGTGAGATCGCGGGTTCATTAATGGTCACCTTTGAATGGAGTGACTGGCGCGCTAAAGATTATTACTGGATCCAAAGCGTTTATATTCGCCCTGAAAATCGTCGCCAAGGGATCTACAAAAAACTCTATCAAGAGGTTAAAGATATCGCCGCACAAAATGGTGGTGCGGCCAGCTTCAGACTCTATGTTGAGCAGGAAAATATCAAAGCGCAGCAGACTTATAGCGCACTAGGTATGGATCAAAGTTACTATCTAATGTACGAAGAAAAGTAG
- a CDS encoding TRAP transporter permease, producing MSPLQQNSDTDATTHAPVVTPLPHESTVKYLGYVILAIAVALSSFQIWQGITSTISATYFRPVHLCWVLVLIFLHYPLISNRYSKGYMLGRVTDLLLCGLTVFAGYRMLIFDYNDIDHLLYGLGNIDLAAGCALLLLLLEGCRRTVGWVMVMIAGLFLAYSAFGDMLPGALATKAYSLQELIQFQIFSANGVFGSALGIAATTVFIFVLFGAFLEVTGAGKFFIDLAFSIAGKYRGGPAKAAVLASAGLGSISGSAIANTVTTGSVTIPMMKKLGYTPEQSAGIEAAASTGGQIMPPIMGAGAFVMAQFTGVPYSDIMLASIAPAILYFFCTLLYVHLMACKLNLQAASRTEAVIAVMKQGAHHLIPLVIITVLLMMAYSPLLVGVAGCAAILLTAALRKHSRIGLSKFISGMKNGALMALPISVACGAAGIIVGVVGQTGIGLQFTQFVMDFSGGYMLVALGLISIVALVLGMGLPVTAAYIVLAVMAVPMLGDFGLPLLTAHLIVFWLSQTSNVTPPIALAAFAGAGVANANPMKSSVEAFKLAGGLFMIPIMMAYTDLLNPEAGVLAFGFAILQTATIILALAIAIEGYLLRALSSVERIVAFAAVPLVLFNPFGIGFVGMLIVLGLLVKQWKTTAKVAV from the coding sequence ATGAGCCCTCTTCAACAAAACAGTGATACGGATGCGACGACACATGCACCTGTTGTAACGCCACTTCCCCATGAATCGACTGTTAAATATCTCGGCTATGTGATTCTTGCTATTGCGGTGGCGCTGTCATCCTTTCAAATATGGCAGGGGATCACTTCAACAATTTCGGCGACCTACTTTCGTCCAGTGCACCTATGTTGGGTGTTAGTGTTGATATTTTTACATTACCCGTTGATAAGCAATCGATATAGCAAAGGCTACATGCTCGGTCGTGTAACCGATCTGCTGTTGTGTGGACTGACCGTTTTTGCCGGATATCGGATGCTGATCTTCGACTACAACGATATTGACCACTTATTGTATGGCTTAGGCAATATCGACTTAGCGGCAGGATGCGCCCTGCTGTTGTTATTATTGGAAGGGTGTCGCCGAACTGTCGGCTGGGTGATGGTGATGATTGCCGGGCTATTTTTAGCTTACAGTGCATTTGGTGATATGTTGCCGGGCGCGTTAGCAACTAAAGCCTACTCGTTGCAGGAGCTTATTCAATTCCAGATCTTCTCTGCTAATGGGGTATTTGGCTCCGCCTTGGGGATTGCCGCGACCACAGTGTTCATTTTTGTACTATTTGGTGCTTTTCTTGAGGTCACAGGTGCAGGCAAGTTCTTTATCGATTTGGCGTTCTCTATTGCGGGGAAATATCGTGGTGGACCAGCCAAAGCTGCGGTTTTAGCATCTGCGGGTTTAGGTTCCATTTCTGGCTCCGCTATCGCCAATACAGTAACAACGGGTTCGGTGACGATCCCGATGATGAAGAAGCTTGGCTATACGCCAGAGCAGTCCGCAGGCATTGAAGCCGCTGCATCAACGGGTGGGCAGATCATGCCGCCAATTATGGGAGCGGGCGCTTTTGTCATGGCGCAGTTTACGGGCGTGCCCTATAGCGACATTATGCTGGCATCGATTGCACCAGCTATCCTCTACTTTTTCTGTACCTTACTGTATGTGCATTTGATGGCGTGTAAGTTGAACTTGCAAGCTGCGAGTCGCACAGAGGCTGTTATTGCGGTGATGAAACAAGGGGCGCATCATCTTATTCCGTTAGTGATTATCACCGTACTGCTGATGATGGCTTACTCGCCATTATTGGTCGGTGTTGCCGGTTGCGCTGCAATACTACTTACCGCAGCTTTGCGTAAGCATAGCCGTATAGGCTTGAGTAAATTTATTTCAGGAATGAAAAATGGTGCACTAATGGCACTGCCAATCTCTGTTGCTTGTGGCGCAGCGGGCATTATTGTTGGCGTGGTGGGACAGACAGGTATAGGGCTGCAGTTTACCCAGTTTGTGATGGATTTCTCTGGCGGTTATATGTTGGTGGCTTTGGGGTTAATCAGTATAGTCGCTTTAGTATTAGGCATGGGTCTACCGGTAACTGCTGCTTATATCGTATTGGCTGTTATGGCTGTGCCGATGTTGGGCGACTTTGGTTTGCCGCTACTAACAGCGCATCTAATCGTATTTTGGTTATCGCAAACATCAAACGTAACACCACCGATTGCACTGGCGGCATTTGCTGGTGCTGGGGTGGCAAATGCAAATCCTATGAAATCTTCTGTTGAAGCGTTTAAGTTAGCAGGAGGCCTGTTTATGATCCCGATTATGATGGCTTATACCGACTTACTAAATCCAGAGGCCGGTGTATTGGCATTTGGATTTGCCATACTGCAAACTGCCACGATTATCTTGGCATTAGCAATTGCGATTGAAGGTTATCTGCTGCGTGCTTTATCAAGCGTTGAGCGTATTGTCGCTTTTGCTGCAGTGCCACTGGTGCTGTTCAATCCGTTTGGTATCGGCTTTGTGGGCATGTTGATTGTATTAGGTTTGTTGGTCAAACAGTGGAAAACCACAGCAAAGGTAGCTGTTTAG
- a CDS encoding TAXI family TRAP transporter solute-binding subunit → MLHRVLMLALLLVLPASAQADNYSIGTGGQSGIYYPFGGALAKVWSDKVPEVNVKAEVTAASVENTIKVVRGDMIAGIAMGNVVLDAYKGEGKFRSAMPVNTLFALYPNLVHAISLENSGISSLADLKGKRISLGAPASGTAVTSAALLESIGIDVKKDIKAVYLNYSETTNALANGQIDAGFIVGGQGVGAVTQVALTHKVNIIPVSAAESAAFIKQHPAYSSYTIPADVYNNVGAVATLSVWNVIVVSAKMSDEMAFNLTKAAFENMTEVQKVVKVAEATTPDNAGRLEGVPLHPGAQKYLDSLAK, encoded by the coding sequence ATGTTGCATCGTGTGTTAATGCTTGCACTACTATTGGTCTTGCCAGCGTCGGCTCAGGCCGATAATTATTCGATTGGCACGGGTGGCCAAAGTGGGATCTATTATCCTTTTGGTGGCGCCTTAGCCAAGGTTTGGTCTGATAAGGTCCCTGAAGTGAATGTAAAAGCGGAAGTGACGGCAGCGTCAGTGGAGAACACGATTAAAGTGGTTCGTGGTGACATGATTGCGGGCATCGCGATGGGCAATGTGGTCCTTGATGCTTATAAGGGGGAGGGTAAATTCAGAAGTGCAATGCCGGTCAATACTTTATTCGCGCTATACCCAAACTTAGTTCATGCTATCAGCCTAGAGAACTCTGGCATTAGCTCTTTGGCCGATCTTAAAGGTAAGCGCATTTCGCTGGGTGCGCCAGCGAGTGGCACTGCGGTGACCTCGGCTGCACTGCTTGAATCTATCGGTATTGACGTAAAAAAAGATATTAAAGCGGTATATCTTAACTACTCTGAGACCACAAACGCATTAGCTAACGGTCAGATTGATGCCGGCTTTATTGTGGGTGGCCAAGGCGTTGGCGCAGTGACTCAAGTTGCACTGACGCATAAAGTTAATATTATTCCTGTCTCAGCTGCGGAGAGTGCGGCATTTATCAAGCAACACCCAGCTTATAGCAGCTATACCATACCTGCCGATGTTTATAACAACGTGGGCGCGGTTGCGACATTAAGTGTATGGAATGTGATTGTGGTGAGCGCTAAGATGAGTGATGAGATGGCGTTTAACCTTACCAAAGCAGCCTTTGAAAATATGACTGAAGTGCAAAAAGTGGTGAAAGTGGCTGAGGCGACAACCCCTGATAATGCAGGTCGGTTAGAAGGTGTGCCATTGCACCCTGGTGCGCAAAAGTACTTAGACTCGTTGGCTAAATAG